A window of the Cheilinus undulatus linkage group 21, ASM1832078v1, whole genome shotgun sequence genome harbors these coding sequences:
- the LOC121503514 gene encoding interferon-induced protein 44-like — MGRGGSKPASPPLLDQPWRTLPNTQEMLPFLTSYKPQKEGVSHLRILLHGPVGAGKSSFVNSVDSALRGRVMVRASTNANSGFSHTKKYNMYKIRKDDESFYSFIFNDIVGFEQNLNHGVSVEDVKLALKGHVKDGYKFNPLSPLTEEDPGYNSNPSLDDKVHVLVSVVPADKVSLLSKEVVEKLKQVRDAANNLNIPQLAILTKVDEACPEVEKDITNLHKSKYLKEQMEKYKNLQGIQKNCIFLVQNYEQELNTSDQINGPILTALKQMLTNGEDYLNDL, encoded by the exons CTCTGTTGGATCAACCATGGAGGACTCTGCC GAACACCCAAGAAATGCTTCCCTTTTTAACATCGTACAAACCCCAAAAAGAAGGAGTCAGTCATCTCAGGATTCTACTTCATGGTCCGGTTGGTGCCGGAAAGTCCAGTTTTGTGAACTCTGTTGATTCTGCTTTGCGGGGTCGCGTTATGGTGCGAGCTAGTACAAATGCAAACTCTGGGTTCAGCCACACCAAGAAA TACAACATGTACAAGATCAGAAAAGATGATGAGAGCTTctattctttcattttcaacGACATTGTGGGATTTGAACAAAACCTGAACCACGGAGTCAGTGTGGAGGACGTGAAACTGGCTCTGAAGGGACATGTGAAGGACGGTTACAAG TTCAACCCTCTCAGCCCGCTGACAGAGGAAGATCCGGGCTACAACTCCAATCCTTCTCTGGATGACAAAGTCCACGTCCTGGTCAGTGTCGTTCCTGCTGACAAGGTCTCTCTGCTAAGCAAGGAAGTGGTGGAAAAGCTAAAACAAGTCAGAGATGCTGCTAATAATCTGA ATATTCCTCAACTGGCCATTCTCACCAAAGTGGACGAGGCTTGTCCTGAAGTGGAAAAAGATATTACCAACTTACACAAGAGCAAGTACCTGAAGGAGCAG ATGGAAAAATACAAGAACTTGCAGGGAATTcaaaaaaactgcatctttctGGTTCAGAACTATGAACAAGAGCTCAACACCAGTGACCAGATCAATGGGCCGATCCTGACCGCTCTGAAACAGATGTTGACCAATGGAGAAGACTACCTGAATGACCTGTAA